Proteins from a genomic interval of Neorhodopirellula lusitana:
- a CDS encoding polyphosphate kinase 2 family protein, which translates to MTEPQWNLEPKFDFVDKHRVATNKKCSLAKIDTETNGPFEGKDHGRAFTHQAVIDIRDLQYKMFTEGKQSLLVVLQAPDAAGKDGLIRKVLGQMNPQGCRTYPFKVPSAEEAAHDFLWRVHKCTPAAGKVSIFNRSHYEDVLVVRVEDLVPKSEWQERYEIINGFEKLLAHRGTQILKFYLHISPEEQLERFKKRLDEPTKHWKLNAGDYEARDKWPQYREAYEDVFEKCNASYAPWHVIPADKKWYRDASVAAIVRQTLQEMNPQLPSIDADLDEIRRLYEREAAELAAKKN; encoded by the coding sequence ATGACAGAGCCGCAGTGGAATCTCGAGCCCAAATTCGATTTCGTTGACAAGCACCGCGTCGCGACCAACAAAAAGTGCTCTCTCGCGAAAATTGACACCGAAACGAACGGCCCGTTCGAAGGCAAGGACCACGGACGCGCCTTCACGCATCAAGCGGTCATCGATATCCGCGACCTCCAGTACAAGATGTTTACCGAAGGGAAACAGTCTCTCTTGGTGGTTCTGCAGGCCCCCGACGCGGCTGGAAAAGATGGACTGATCCGGAAAGTACTAGGGCAAATGAACCCGCAGGGATGCCGGACCTATCCGTTTAAAGTGCCGTCAGCCGAAGAAGCGGCACACGACTTTTTGTGGCGTGTCCACAAATGCACCCCCGCGGCGGGCAAGGTTTCGATCTTTAACCGCTCCCACTATGAAGACGTGCTCGTGGTTCGAGTGGAGGACCTGGTTCCTAAGTCGGAGTGGCAAGAGCGATACGAAATCATCAACGGCTTCGAAAAACTGCTGGCCCACCGTGGCACCCAAATCCTGAAATTCTACCTACACATCAGTCCTGAAGAGCAGCTCGAACGCTTCAAAAAGCGGCTCGACGAACCGACCAAACACTGGAAGCTCAATGCGGGGGATTACGAAGCCCGTGACAAATGGCCTCAATATCGGGAGGCTTACGAAGACGTCTTCGAAAAATGCAACGCTTCCTATGCCCCTTGGCACGTCATCCCGGCCGACAAAAAGTGGTACCGCGATGCAAGCGTGGCCGCCATCGTGCGACAAACCCTGCAAGAAATGAATCCGCAGCTACCCTCCATTGATGCGGATCTTGACGAGATTCGCCGCCTTTACGAGCGTGAAGCTGCTGAACTGGCTGCCAAGAAGAACTAA
- the ispG gene encoding (E)-4-hydroxy-3-methylbut-2-enyl-diphosphate synthase encodes MSIRRNPTRPVTIGSIIIGDGNPIAVQSMTATKTQDVDATVAQAEALHAQGAGVVRIAVDSNKDAEALAEIRRQTKANLAVDLQENFRLAELVAPHVDKIRYNPGHLYHHGRELTWQDKVKYLIDIAGTHSCAVRIGVNCGSVDPAKKEKYAADDSITPMLESALEHCELVDSLGFHNFVVSLKDSDPSKVVEVNQKFADQRPDVPLHLGVTEAGMPPEGIIKTRIAFEQLIGKGIGDTVRVSLTLPNPRKPEEIDAGLEIVSDIYAGRVRSVVRFDDTKLNIISCPSCSRVENEAFVDLAAKVKEMTAYAKDYAITIAVMGCRVNGPGETDDADLGLWCGPAKVNLKKGEQALGAFGYDEILPKLQAELDILIEQKQSSALPTQ; translated from the coding sequence ATGTCTATCCGACGCAACCCGACACGTCCCGTCACCATCGGTTCCATCATCATTGGTGACGGTAACCCGATCGCTGTCCAAAGCATGACGGCAACCAAAACCCAAGATGTTGATGCCACCGTTGCCCAAGCGGAAGCACTCCATGCTCAGGGTGCTGGAGTGGTTCGGATTGCCGTCGACAGCAACAAGGACGCCGAAGCACTCGCCGAGATTCGTCGCCAAACGAAGGCCAATTTGGCTGTCGACTTGCAAGAGAACTTTCGCTTGGCCGAACTGGTGGCCCCGCACGTCGACAAGATTCGTTACAACCCCGGCCACCTGTATCACCACGGCCGAGAGTTGACGTGGCAAGATAAGGTGAAGTATCTAATCGATATCGCTGGCACCCATTCCTGTGCCGTTCGAATTGGCGTGAATTGCGGCAGCGTGGACCCCGCCAAGAAAGAAAAGTACGCGGCTGACGATTCCATCACTCCGATGCTGGAATCCGCGTTGGAACACTGCGAACTGGTTGATTCACTGGGTTTCCACAACTTCGTGGTCTCCCTGAAGGACAGTGATCCGTCCAAAGTGGTCGAGGTGAACCAGAAGTTTGCCGACCAGCGTCCTGACGTTCCCCTGCATTTAGGTGTGACCGAGGCAGGCATGCCGCCCGAAGGGATCATCAAAACTCGAATCGCGTTCGAACAGCTGATCGGCAAGGGAATCGGCGACACCGTCCGCGTTTCGTTGACCCTGCCAAATCCTCGCAAGCCTGAGGAAATTGACGCCGGACTCGAAATCGTCAGCGATATCTATGCCGGTCGAGTTCGCAGTGTGGTGCGGTTCGACGACACCAAGCTGAACATCATCAGCTGCCCCAGTTGTTCGCGAGTCGAGAACGAAGCCTTCGTCGATTTGGCCGCAAAGGTCAAGGAAATGACCGCATACGCGAAAGACTACGCAATCACGATCGCGGTGATGGGATGCCGGGTGAACGGCCCCGGCGAAACCGACGACGCTGACCTCGGTTTGTGGTGTGGACCGGCCAAAGTCAACTTAAAGAAGGGCGAACAAGCACTGGGTGCTTTCGGATACGACGAAATCCTGCCCAAGCTTCAAGCTGAACTCGATATCCTGATCGAGCAAAAACAAAGTTCGGCACTGCCCACTCAATAA